CGCTACGCCCGATATCAGGCGAGCGCGGGATCGGTGTCGTCGGCCGCCGAGTCCGGGCGGTCGAGCCGTCCGTCGCCGTAGCGGGCGAAGCGGCCGGTCTGCCGGGTGTAGACGGGGGCCTCCGTCGGCCACGGCCAGCCGCCGAACCGGGTGCGCCGGTAGTCGTCGTAGGCCATGGCGATCTCGCGTTCGGTGTTCATGACGAACGGGCCCTGCGCGGCGACCGGTTCACCGATCGGCACGCCCTGCAGCAGCAACACCGTCGACACGGTCTCGGCGCGCAGGGCCAGCGCACCGCTGTCGTCGGGTGCGTAGCCCCAGCCGGAGTCGACGGCGGTGCCGTCGATGTCGACGCGGGCCTCGTCGCCGTGGACGTAGAGCACACGCCGGGCGTCCGCGGCGACCGCCGCGGGGAGTTCGATCGCGGCACCCGGCTCGAGATCCACCAGCCAGATGGCGACGTCCGAATCCGCCTCGCCCGCCCACGAGTTGGCGGGCGGCGCCAGCGGGTCCCGGTCCCCGAAGCGGCCGGCGATCACCCGGACGCGCGCGGCGCCGAACCCGCCGTCGACCACGACGCCGGGGATGTCCTCGTTCCAGAGCATCGTGAACTCGGCCGGTGCGGACTTGTTGCGGGCCGGCAGGTTGAGCCAGATCTGGTACAGCTCGAAGTCGTTGTCTCCGTCCTGGTTCAACAGCGGGAACATCTCCGAGTGGCTGACACCGCCGCCGGCGGTCACCCACTGCACGTCGCCGCCGCCGTAGCGGGCGCCGGCGCCGGTGGAGTCCGCGTGGTCGACGAAGCCGCGCCGCACCACGGTGATCGTCTCGAAGCCGCG
This genomic stretch from Prescottella soli harbors:
- a CDS encoding pirin family protein: MSSSTRTGQVFRLGGPWPGLDPFLFAVHHVDHYPAGTPELTPAVDVSDRPLGQDFGNPSGWNMYHGTTVPGFPAHPHRGFETITVVRRGFVDHADSTGAGARYGGGDVQWVTAGGGVSHSEMFPLLNQDGDNDFELYQIWLNLPARNKSAPAEFTMLWNEDIPGVVVDGGFGAARVRVIAGRFGDRDPLAPPANSWAGEADSDVAIWLVDLEPGAAIELPAAVAADARRVLYVHGDEARVDIDGTAVDSGWGYAPDDSGALALRAETVSTVLLLQGVPIGEPVAAQGPFVMNTEREIAMAYDDYRRTRFGGWPWPTEAPVYTRQTGRFARYGDGRLDRPDSAADDTDPALA